The following is a genomic window from Chitinophaga caseinilytica.
TGGACAATCTCCCGGTTACCATGGCGGACCCCGGCCGTGCCAACAAGACCGCTGCGCAGGCGTACCTGGGCAAGGTGTACCTCTACCAGAAAAAGTACGACGATGCATTGCCGTTGTTCACGACCGTTATCGGCGCAAGGCCCGACATTACGACGCTGCCCTTCGACGATAACTTCAATGTAGTGAAGGAAAACGGCCCTGAAAGCATCTTCGCCGCACAACACGCCATCAACCCCGACGGTAGCGGCGATAACGCCAACGTTGGCGATATGCTCGGCGGGTTCTATGGTACCGCACCGGTTTCCTGCTGCGGATTTTTCCAGCCTACTTTCGACCTGGTGAATTCCTTCCGCGTAACCGCCGCTGGTCTTCCCATGCTCGACGGCAGCTATCGTACCAACCCGTACCTGTCCGATTTCGGGCTGACGGGTGCAGCCAAGGATAACTACCAGGTGAATAAATCCCTCGCATTCGATCCCCGCCTCGATTATACCGTTGGCCGCCGCGGCGTTCCTTACCGCGACTGGGGCATCATGCCGGGCGACGCCTGGATCCGCGACCCGGCGTATGCTGGTCCGTTCGTTGCCGTGAAACACATGGTAGACGCATCGGCCCGCGGCACCGAAACGGTTGCCGGCGCCAACTACGTGACGAGCCTGAACGTGAATATCATCCGTTTGGCAGACGTGTATCTGATGGCAGCGGAAATCTATGTCGAGAAAAACAACCTGGCAGCGGCGCTCGCGCTCGTAAATAAAGTGCGCGCCCGGGCCGCCAACCTGCCCGGAAGAACGGTGGGCGGTACGCCGGCAGCGGCCTACAACGTGAAGCCATACCTGGCGTTTACGTCGCAAGACATGGCGCGCAACGCGGTCCGCTTCGAGCGTAGACTGGAGCTGGCCCTGGAAGGCCATCGCTTCTACGATCTCGTGCGCTGGGGCATCGCCAAGCAAACGATCGAAAGTTACTCGGGCTTCGAAGGAGATATCCTGTCTGCCTTCGAAAACATTACTTTCGATACCAAAGACGAAACGTTCCCCATTCCGCAACAGCAGATCGACCGGAGCCAGGGAGCGCTCAAACAGACGCATTAACGCCTATATTCCTTTGTCATAACCCTCACGGCG
Proteins encoded in this region:
- a CDS encoding RagB/SusD family nutrient uptake outer membrane protein, with the translated sequence MKRIHSIILVACATVLGSCGADFLERNPQGELSQDQIKSARGVEGMLTGAYGLVNGNVSGTWGNYSSAPSQWLFGEVGADNAHKGSNNGDQPNMNQVELHDVSPTNDNTEIMWNRYYEGIARCNNTLRLLKLVQAGATDKLSDARAKEVEAEARFLRAHYYFFLRRTFSKLPYVDETMAPEDALKVTNEGEVYPKIEADFKFAMDNLPVTMADPGRANKTAAQAYLGKVYLYQKKYDDALPLFTTVIGARPDITTLPFDDNFNVVKENGPESIFAAQHAINPDGSGDNANVGDMLGGFYGTAPVSCCGFFQPTFDLVNSFRVTAAGLPMLDGSYRTNPYLSDFGLTGAAKDNYQVNKSLAFDPRLDYTVGRRGVPYRDWGIMPGDAWIRDPAYAGPFVAVKHMVDASARGTETVAGANYVTSLNVNIIRLADVYLMAAEIYVEKNNLAAALALVNKVRARAANLPGRTVGGTPAAAYNVKPYLAFTSQDMARNAVRFERRLELALEGHRFYDLVRWGIAKQTIESYSGFEGDILSAFENITFDTKDETFPIPQQQIDRSQGALKQTH